A genome region from Nycticebus coucang isolate mNycCou1 chromosome 4, mNycCou1.pri, whole genome shotgun sequence includes the following:
- the LOC128584743 gene encoding galectin-1-like: MAPVLEHPPASIMACGLVASNLNLKPGECLRVWGEVAPNTKSFVLNLGKDSNNLCPHFNSHFDAHGDANTIVCNSKDGGAWGAEQQEAVFPFQPGSVLEVCISFDQADLTIKLPDGYTFKFPNHLNLEAINYMAADGDFKIKCVAFD; this comes from the coding sequence ATGGCACCGGTCCTCGAacatcctcctgcttcaatcaTGGCTTGTGGTCTGGTCGCCAGCAACCTGAATCTCAAACCTGGGGAGTGCCTCAGAGTATGGGGCGAGGTGGCCCCCAACACCAAGAGCTTTGTGCTGAATCTGGGCAAAGACAGCAACAACCTGTGCCCGCATTTCAACTCCCACTTCGATGCCCACGGGGATGCCAATACTATCGTGTGCAACAGCAAGGATGGTGGGGCCTGGGGAGCTGAGCAGCAGGAGGCTGTCTTTCCCTTCCAGCCTGGAAGTGTCTTGGAGGTGTGCATCAGCTTTGACCAGGCAGACCTGACCATCAAGCTGCCAGATGGTTACACATTCAAGTTCCCTAACCACCTCAACCTGGAGGCCATTAACTACATGGCAGCTGATGGTGACTTCAAGATCAAGTGTGTGGCCTTTGATTGA